One stretch of Nocardia fluminea DNA includes these proteins:
- a CDS encoding TetR/AcrR family transcriptional regulator, with translation MSEIAPTGIEATRRRLTEKQADTVDRLTVAAVDVLSREGYSGTTIRLVAAAAGVGTATAYTYFSSKEHLISEVFWRRLVAMPPLEAGDADATARVVAVLRQVSMLVADEPALAGAVSSALLGDDPDVHHLRVRIGIEIRHRLGQALGAKDPERLAALELLYSGALLQGGMGLLSYEQVADLLEMCARRLMAEPSGDDRGARAPDSGRSSLVADPLP, from the coding sequence ATGTCCGAAATCGCGCCCACCGGCATCGAAGCAACTCGCCGACGCCTGACCGAAAAACAGGCCGATACCGTGGACCGCTTGACCGTCGCCGCTGTCGATGTCCTGTCCCGCGAGGGCTACTCGGGGACGACCATTCGGCTCGTCGCCGCGGCGGCAGGCGTCGGAACCGCCACCGCGTACACCTACTTCTCGTCCAAAGAGCACCTGATCTCCGAAGTCTTCTGGCGGCGACTGGTTGCCATGCCCCCACTGGAGGCAGGCGATGCCGATGCCACCGCGCGCGTGGTCGCCGTCCTTCGGCAGGTCTCCATGCTGGTCGCGGACGAACCCGCACTGGCCGGGGCCGTCAGCAGTGCGCTGCTGGGTGACGATCCCGACGTGCACCACCTGCGCGTGCGCATCGGAATAGAGATCCGCCACCGACTCGGCCAAGCGCTCGGCGCGAAGGATCCGGAACGCCTGGCCGCGCTGGAGTTGCTGTACTCGGGCGCGCTGCTCCAGGGCGGGATGGGCCTGCTGTCCTACGAGCAGGTCGCGGATCTGCTCGAAATGTGCGCACGCCGGCTGATGGCCGAGCCCTCCGGCGACGACCGAGGCGCGCGAGCGCCGGATTCGGGCCGATCGAGCCTTGTCGCGGACCCGCTACCGTAG
- a CDS encoding prenyltransferase/squalene oxidase repeat-containing protein translates to MPGEVPAVPGVVSARDIRRTAESIAAAQEPDGAIPWFSGGHTDPWDHIESAMALTVAGLWDEAREAYIWSAKSQRSDGSWPMQVRGGVIENHDADTNFCAYLATGVLHALSVTGDTGFAAELWPTVRAGIDFVLGLQLGAHGEIHWSANESGSSGEALLTGCSSIFHSLGCAVTLAERMGDPRPDWAAARDRLGRALRHHPEAFLDKSRYSMDWYYPVLGGAVRGAAATELIARRRDEFVVGDLGIRCVADAPWVTGAETCELVLALDAIGDTAAAATLFGNMQHLRELDGSYWTGLVFTDGKRWPEERTTWTGAAVVLAADALTRTTAGNGIFRDAPR, encoded by the coding sequence ATGCCCGGTGAGGTACCGGCCGTTCCCGGGGTCGTCTCCGCGCGAGATATCCGGCGGACCGCCGAATCCATCGCCGCCGCACAGGAACCCGATGGCGCGATTCCCTGGTTCAGCGGCGGTCACACCGATCCCTGGGACCACATCGAATCCGCGATGGCACTGACCGTGGCAGGACTGTGGGACGAAGCCCGCGAGGCCTACATCTGGTCGGCGAAATCGCAACGCTCCGACGGTTCGTGGCCGATGCAGGTGCGCGGTGGCGTGATCGAGAATCACGACGCCGACACCAACTTCTGCGCCTACCTGGCCACCGGTGTCCTGCACGCCCTCTCGGTCACCGGCGATACCGGTTTCGCCGCCGAGCTGTGGCCGACGGTTCGTGCCGGGATCGATTTCGTCCTCGGCCTCCAATTGGGCGCCCACGGCGAGATCCACTGGTCGGCAAACGAATCCGGGTCCTCCGGTGAAGCTCTGCTGACCGGCTGTTCCAGCATCTTCCACAGTCTGGGCTGCGCGGTGACGCTGGCCGAGCGGATGGGCGATCCACGCCCGGACTGGGCGGCGGCCCGCGATCGGCTCGGCCGCGCTCTGCGTCATCATCCAGAAGCCTTTCTGGACAAGAGCCGCTACTCCATGGACTGGTACTACCCCGTGCTCGGCGGCGCGGTGCGCGGCGCGGCCGCCACGGAGCTGATAGCTCGGCGCCGGGACGAATTCGTAGTGGGCGATCTCGGGATCCGCTGCGTCGCCGACGCACCGTGGGTCACCGGCGCCGAGACGTGTGAGCTGGTACTCGCCCTGGACGCCATCGGCGACACCGCTGCCGCCGCCACATTGTTCGGCAACATGCAGCATCTGCGCGAACTCGACGGTTCCTATTGGACCGGACTGGTTTTCACCGATGGCAAGCGCTGGCCGGAAGAACGCACCACGTGGACCGGGGCGGCGGTCGTGCTCGCCGCCGACGCCCTCACCCGCACCACCGCGGGCAACGGCATCTTCCGCGACGCACCCCGCTGA
- a CDS encoding cytochrome P450, with protein MTASSLPSGFDFTDPALWESRNPVQEFAELRRTAPVWWNAQTDAQSGGFRDGGYWVITKHEDIKEISRNPELFSSQRKGSVIRLPGEVTPEQIELTGALLLNMDPPKHTKIRRIISKGFTPRAVEGLRAALAERAAAIVHAAREAGGGDFVEQVACELPLQAIAELVGVPQQDRRKLFDWSNQMLNYDDPEYGDATTTDASSTAAMEILGYAWNMAEQRRAEPAGDIVSTLVHADLDGESLGSDEFGFFVILLAVAGNETTRNAITHGMKAFIDNPDQWELYKRQRPRTATDEIVRWATPVTVFQRTATADTELGGQLIRAGERVGLFYSSANFDEDAFERPFSFDIMRDPNPHLAFGGTGTHFCVGANLARLEIDLIFNAIADVMPDLSQVSEPQRLRSGWINGIKHWQVSYESGEGH; from the coding sequence GTGACAGCGTCGTCCCTCCCCAGCGGATTCGATTTCACCGATCCGGCACTGTGGGAATCCCGCAACCCCGTCCAGGAATTCGCCGAGCTTCGCCGCACCGCCCCGGTGTGGTGGAACGCCCAGACCGACGCCCAGTCGGGCGGGTTCCGCGACGGCGGCTACTGGGTGATCACCAAACACGAGGACATCAAGGAGATCTCGCGCAACCCCGAGCTGTTCTCCTCCCAGCGCAAGGGTTCGGTCATCCGGCTGCCCGGTGAGGTGACGCCCGAGCAGATCGAACTCACCGGGGCCCTGTTGCTGAACATGGATCCGCCCAAGCACACCAAGATCCGCCGCATCATCTCCAAGGGGTTCACCCCGCGCGCGGTCGAGGGGTTGCGCGCGGCGCTGGCCGAACGGGCGGCGGCGATCGTGCACGCGGCACGGGAGGCGGGCGGCGGTGATTTCGTCGAACAGGTGGCGTGCGAGCTTCCGCTGCAGGCCATCGCCGAACTGGTCGGTGTCCCCCAGCAGGACCGCCGCAAGCTGTTCGACTGGTCGAATCAGATGCTCAACTACGACGATCCGGAGTACGGCGACGCGACCACGACCGACGCCTCGTCGACGGCGGCCATGGAGATCCTCGGCTACGCCTGGAACATGGCCGAACAGCGGCGCGCCGAACCGGCCGGCGACATCGTGAGCACACTGGTGCACGCCGATCTCGACGGAGAGTCGCTGGGCTCCGACGAGTTCGGGTTCTTCGTGATCCTGCTGGCGGTGGCGGGCAACGAGACCACCCGCAACGCCATCACCCACGGGATGAAGGCCTTCATCGACAATCCGGATCAATGGGAGCTCTACAAGCGGCAACGCCCACGCACCGCGACCGACGAGATCGTGCGGTGGGCCACCCCGGTGACGGTCTTCCAGCGCACCGCGACCGCCGACACCGAGCTCGGCGGACAGCTCATCCGCGCCGGCGAACGCGTCGGATTGTTCTACAGCTCCGCCAATTTCGACGAGGACGCCTTCGAGCGCCCGTTCAGCTTCGACATCATGCGCGACCCCAACCCGCACTTGGCCTTCGGCGGCACCGGCACGCATTTCTGTGTCGGCGCCAACCTGGCTCGGCTCGAAATCGATCTGATCTTCAATGCCATCGCCGACGTGATGCCCGATCTGTCCCAGGTTTCGGAGCCGCAGCGGCTACGGTCTGGGTGGATCAACGGGATCAAGCACTGGCAGGTCAGTTACGAGTCAGGAGAAGGGCACTGA
- a CDS encoding cytochrome P450 — translation MTLVKPQRVSGGEEEHGHLAEFRTDPIALMRRVRAECGDVGAFELAGRDVVLLSGAEANEFFFRAGDDDLDQAAAYPFMKPIFGEGVVFDAPPERRKEMLHNSALRADHMRGHAGTIAREVDQMVAQWDDEGEIDLLEFFAELTIYTSSACLIGVKFRNQLDGRFAHLYHELEQGTDALAYVDPYAPIESFARRDAARAALVELVQAIMDQREANPPAGKDDRDMLDVLISVKDENGALRFSASEITGIFISMMFAGHHTTSGTAAWTIIELLRHPETMAGVVAELDQLFADGAGVSHHALRQIPNLEAALKESLRLHPPLIVLMRVARAEFEVCGHQIAPGDMVAATPAVSNRIPEDFPDPDTFDPARYLDPRQEDILNRWTWIPFGAGKHRCVGAPFALMQLKAIFSILLRDWEFELAQPSDTYRNDHSKMVVQLEQPCRVRYRRRQR, via the coding sequence ATGACGCTGGTCAAACCGCAGCGCGTATCCGGAGGCGAAGAGGAACACGGGCACCTCGCCGAGTTCCGCACCGACCCGATCGCGCTGATGCGGCGCGTGCGCGCCGAGTGCGGCGACGTCGGGGCGTTCGAACTCGCGGGACGTGATGTCGTCCTGCTGTCCGGCGCCGAAGCCAATGAATTCTTCTTCCGCGCCGGCGACGACGATCTCGATCAAGCCGCGGCCTACCCGTTCATGAAGCCGATCTTCGGCGAAGGCGTCGTCTTCGACGCACCACCGGAACGCCGCAAGGAGATGCTGCACAACTCGGCGCTGCGCGCGGATCACATGCGCGGGCACGCGGGCACCATCGCCCGCGAGGTGGACCAGATGGTGGCCCAGTGGGACGACGAGGGCGAGATCGACCTGCTCGAGTTCTTCGCCGAGCTGACCATCTACACCTCCTCCGCCTGTCTGATCGGCGTGAAGTTCCGCAATCAGCTCGACGGCCGCTTCGCGCACCTCTATCACGAACTCGAGCAGGGCACCGACGCCCTGGCCTACGTCGATCCGTACGCGCCGATCGAGAGCTTCGCCCGGCGCGACGCGGCCCGGGCCGCCCTGGTCGAACTGGTGCAGGCGATCATGGATCAGCGGGAGGCGAATCCGCCCGCGGGCAAAGACGACCGCGACATGCTCGATGTCCTCATCTCGGTGAAGGACGAGAACGGGGCATTGCGGTTCTCGGCCAGCGAGATCACCGGCATCTTCATCTCGATGATGTTCGCGGGCCACCACACCACCTCGGGCACAGCGGCCTGGACGATCATCGAGCTGCTGCGTCATCCCGAGACGATGGCCGGTGTCGTCGCCGAACTCGACCAGCTCTTCGCCGACGGCGCCGGCGTCAGTCACCATGCGCTGCGTCAGATTCCGAATCTGGAGGCCGCGCTGAAGGAGTCGCTGCGGTTGCATCCGCCGCTGATCGTGCTCATGCGGGTGGCACGCGCGGAGTTCGAGGTGTGCGGGCATCAGATCGCACCGGGCGACATGGTCGCGGCCACACCCGCCGTGTCCAACCGGATTCCGGAGGACTTCCCCGACCCGGATACCTTCGATCCCGCTCGCTACCTCGATCCGCGCCAGGAGGACATCCTCAACCGCTGGACCTGGATCCCGTTCGGCGCGGGCAAGCATCGCTGCGTCGGAGCTCCGTTCGCACTCATGCAGCTCAAGGCGATCTTCTCGATTCTGTTGCGGGACTGGGAGTTCGAACTCGCCCAGCCGTCGGACACCTATCGCAACGACCATTCGAAGATGGTGGTTCAGCTCGAGCAACCCTGCCGCGTCCGCTACCGCCGCAGGCAGCGCTGA
- a CDS encoding DUF1059 domain-containing protein gives MKTRLNCPCGVAIKGTDEDDLIEQTQAHLAENHPGHDYTPDEILFIAY, from the coding sequence ATGAAGACCCGCCTCAACTGCCCCTGCGGCGTCGCGATCAAGGGCACCGACGAGGACGACCTGATCGAGCAGACCCAGGCGCACCTGGCCGAAAACCATCCCGGCCACGACTACACCCCCGACGAGATCCTCTTCATCGCCTACTGA
- a CDS encoding class I SAM-dependent methyltransferase: MAAVDEISAGTSDLFALAEQVIGFMPPDEGRALYAAARAYAGDGIIMEIGTYCGKSTVYLGAAAREIGAAVFTVDHHRGSEEHQPGWEYHDTTLVDPETGVFDTVTTFRRTMIRAELTDTVTAIIGSSTAAARIWRTPLRMLFVDGGHTEEAAQRDYDNWVPWVAGGGLLAIHDVFPDPADGGRAPFNIYRRALDSGKFRELSVTGSLRILQRTAACG; the protein is encoded by the coding sequence ATGGCAGCTGTAGACGAAATCTCCGCCGGTACCAGCGATCTGTTCGCACTCGCCGAACAGGTCATCGGATTCATGCCACCGGACGAGGGACGCGCGCTCTACGCTGCCGCTCGTGCGTACGCGGGCGACGGAATCATCATGGAGATCGGCACCTATTGCGGCAAGTCGACCGTCTATCTCGGTGCCGCCGCCCGCGAGATCGGCGCCGCCGTGTTCACCGTCGACCACCACCGCGGCTCCGAGGAGCACCAGCCGGGCTGGGAGTACCACGACACCACCCTGGTCGACCCGGAGACCGGCGTCTTCGACACCGTGACCACGTTCCGGCGCACCATGATCCGGGCGGAGCTCACCGACACGGTGACCGCGATCATCGGCTCGTCCACCGCCGCGGCACGCATCTGGCGGACCCCGCTGCGGATGCTGTTCGTCGACGGCGGCCACACCGAGGAAGCCGCTCAGCGCGACTACGACAACTGGGTGCCCTGGGTGGCAGGTGGCGGGCTGCTCGCCATCCACGACGTCTTCCCCGATCCCGCCGACGGTGGCCGCGCACCGTTCAACATCTATCGCCGTGCGCTCGACAGCGGCAAGTTCCGCGAACTCTCGGTCACCGGTTCGCTGCGCATCCTGCAGCGCACCGCCGCCTGCGGCTGA
- a CDS encoding aldehyde dehydrogenase gives MNGLVPAEGTPLLIGGKLIPGGSGVFATINPATEEVLGYAADASGADMEAAIAAARTAFDETQWSRDPAFRAHCLRQLRDVLNANLEELREITIAEVGAPVMLTSGPQLEGPIADLSFAADLAENYVWETDLGTRDQMGIASRRVVRREAVGVVGAITPWNFPHQINLAKIGPALAAGNTLVLKPAPDTPWCAAVLGPLIAEHTDIPAGVINIVTSSDHGLGAQLVLDARVDMITFTGSTQTGRSVMVGASATLKRTFLELGGKSAAIVLDDADIATAASYTAFTVAVHAGQGCALTTRLLVPRESYDAAVSAAAGALRGLKAGDPTKPGTVCGPLISERQRARVERYLELARAEGGHIEVGGGRPAGTERGYYIEPTLISGLGNSSTVAQEEIFGPVLVVIAHDGDDDAIRLANESPYGLSGSVWGTDPDRVERVVSGVRTGTLSVNGGLWYHADAPFGGYKQSGLGREMGVAGFEEYLETKLIATPA, from the coding sequence ATGAACGGCCTCGTCCCCGCCGAAGGCACACCACTGTTGATCGGCGGCAAGTTGATCCCGGGTGGCTCCGGTGTCTTCGCGACAATCAATCCCGCCACCGAGGAGGTGCTCGGATACGCGGCCGACGCCTCGGGCGCCGATATGGAGGCCGCGATCGCCGCGGCACGCACCGCCTTCGACGAGACGCAGTGGTCACGGGATCCGGCGTTCCGCGCGCACTGCCTACGTCAATTGCGCGACGTGCTCAACGCGAATCTCGAGGAACTGCGGGAGATCACGATCGCCGAGGTCGGCGCACCGGTGATGCTGACCAGCGGACCGCAGCTGGAGGGGCCGATCGCCGATCTGTCCTTCGCCGCCGACCTGGCCGAGAACTACGTCTGGGAAACCGATCTCGGCACCAGGGACCAGATGGGCATCGCCAGCCGCCGGGTCGTGCGCCGCGAGGCCGTCGGTGTGGTCGGCGCCATCACGCCGTGGAACTTCCCGCATCAGATCAACCTGGCCAAGATCGGGCCCGCACTGGCAGCGGGCAACACCCTGGTGCTCAAGCCCGCCCCGGACACTCCCTGGTGCGCGGCCGTGCTCGGCCCCCTCATCGCCGAGCACACCGATATCCCGGCGGGCGTGATCAATATCGTCACTTCCTCCGATCACGGCCTCGGCGCCCAGCTGGTCCTCGACGCGCGGGTCGACATGATCACCTTCACCGGCTCCACCCAGACGGGTCGCTCGGTGATGGTCGGGGCGTCGGCGACGCTCAAGCGCACCTTCCTCGAGCTGGGCGGCAAGTCCGCCGCCATCGTGCTCGACGACGCCGATATCGCGACAGCGGCCAGCTACACCGCGTTCACGGTCGCCGTGCACGCCGGCCAGGGCTGCGCGCTCACCACCCGGCTGCTGGTGCCACGCGAGTCCTACGACGCGGCGGTCAGCGCGGCGGCCGGTGCGTTGCGCGGGCTGAAGGCCGGTGATCCGACCAAGCCCGGAACCGTCTGCGGACCACTGATCTCCGAGCGGCAGCGGGCGCGGGTGGAGCGCTACCTCGAGCTCGCGCGCGCCGAAGGCGGGCACATCGAGGTCGGTGGCGGCAGGCCTGCGGGCACGGAGCGCGGGTACTACATCGAACCGACGCTCATCAGCGGGCTCGGCAACTCCTCGACCGTCGCGCAGGAGGAGATCTTCGGGCCGGTGCTCGTCGTGATCGCCCACGACGGCGACGACGACGCGATCCGCCTCGCCAACGAATCGCCCTACGGACTGTCGGGCTCGGTCTGGGGCACCGACCCGGACCGGGTCGAGCGAGTGGTCTCGGGGGTGCGGACCGGGACGCTGAGCGTCAACGGCGGGCTCTGGTACCACGCCGACGCGCCGTTCGGCGGCTACAAGCAGTCCGGCCTCGGCCGGGAGATGGGCGTGGCCGGTTTCGAGGAATACCTCGAGACCAAGCTGATCGCCACCCCCGCCTGA
- a CDS encoding glycosyltransferase family 4 protein — protein sequence MRIALLSYRSKPHCGGQGVYVRYLSQGLVELGHEVEVFSGQPYPEDLDPRVRLTEVPSLDLYRDEDPFRTPHPRELRDRIDLLELATMWTAGFPEPRTFSLRAARLLAARAGDFDVVHDNQCLGYGLLDIARQLPLVATVHHPITRDRAVDLAATPWRRKLFVRRWYGFLGMQQHVAQQIPDLITVSSSSAADIAEDFGVRPGQLHTVPLGVDTELFRPRETPRVRGRIVAVASADKPLKGIAHLLKAVARLRHTGDVELRLVAKLEPNGPTEKLIAELGIADIVTPASGMSDEQLAELLASAEIACIPSMYEGFSLPAVEAMASATPLVASRAGALPEVVGECAELVEPGDVDALTRVLGELLGDPGRRERLGAAGRVRVLELFSWSAVAAQTVAIYDQAIDRHSPTTAR from the coding sequence ATGAGGATCGCACTGCTGTCCTACCGGAGCAAGCCGCACTGTGGCGGGCAGGGAGTGTATGTCCGGTACCTGAGCCAGGGGCTCGTCGAGCTCGGCCACGAGGTCGAGGTGTTCTCCGGCCAGCCCTATCCCGAGGATCTCGATCCGCGGGTACGGCTCACCGAGGTGCCGAGTCTGGACCTCTACCGCGACGAAGACCCCTTTCGCACACCGCATCCTCGCGAGCTCCGCGATCGCATCGATCTGCTCGAGCTCGCCACCATGTGGACGGCCGGGTTCCCCGAACCGCGCACGTTCAGCCTGCGCGCGGCCAGGCTGCTGGCTGCGCGCGCAGGGGATTTCGATGTCGTGCACGACAATCAGTGCCTCGGTTACGGCCTGCTCGACATCGCCCGGCAGCTGCCACTGGTGGCGACCGTGCACCATCCGATCACTCGCGACCGCGCGGTCGATCTGGCCGCGACGCCGTGGCGGCGCAAGCTGTTCGTGCGACGCTGGTACGGCTTCCTCGGCATGCAACAGCACGTCGCGCAGCAGATCCCGGATCTCATCACGGTGTCGTCGTCGTCGGCCGCGGACATCGCCGAAGACTTCGGTGTGCGACCGGGACAGTTGCACACCGTTCCCCTCGGCGTGGACACCGAACTGTTCCGGCCGCGGGAGACACCCCGAGTGCGGGGGCGGATCGTCGCGGTCGCCAGCGCCGACAAGCCGCTCAAGGGCATCGCGCACCTGCTGAAAGCCGTGGCCCGGCTGCGCCATACCGGCGATGTCGAGCTCCGGCTCGTCGCGAAGCTGGAACCGAACGGCCCCACCGAGAAGCTGATCGCCGAGCTCGGCATCGCCGATATCGTCACCCCGGCCAGCGGAATGAGCGACGAGCAATTGGCCGAGCTGCTCGCCTCAGCGGAGATCGCCTGCATTCCCTCGATGTACGAAGGGTTCTCGCTGCCCGCCGTGGAGGCGATGGCCAGTGCGACACCGCTGGTCGCCAGCCGGGCGGGCGCGCTGCCCGAGGTCGTCGGCGAGTGCGCAGAACTGGTCGAGCCGGGCGATGTGGACGCGCTGACCCGGGTGCTCGGCGAACTGCTCGGCGATCCCGGCCGCCGCGAGCGGCTGGGCGCGGCTGGCCGTGTCCGCGTTCTCGAGCTGTTCAGCTGGTCGGCCGTCGCCGCGCAGACGGTCGCCATCTACGACCAGGCGATCGACCGCCACTCCCCCACCACCGCCCGATGA
- a CDS encoding class I SAM-dependent methyltransferase, with protein sequence MLTVDFDRLGVGPGSRVIDIGCGAGRHSFEAYRRGADVVAFDQNAADLADVDIMFEAMAAAGEAPEYAKAETVRGDALDLPYGNDEFDVVIASEILEHVPQDTQAIAELARVVKPGGALAVTVPRWLPERICWALSDEYHANEGGHVRIYRADELRDKITARGLRYHHQDFAHALHAPFWWLKCAVGVRNDKHPLVSAYHRMLVWDMMSAPAVTRTAERVLNPLVGKSVALYFTKPAVRADAR encoded by the coding sequence ATGTTGACCGTCGATTTCGACCGCTTGGGCGTCGGCCCCGGATCACGGGTGATCGACATCGGCTGCGGCGCGGGCAGACATTCCTTCGAGGCCTACCGCCGTGGAGCCGACGTCGTCGCGTTCGACCAGAACGCCGCCGACCTGGCCGATGTCGACATCATGTTCGAGGCCATGGCCGCGGCGGGCGAGGCGCCGGAGTACGCCAAGGCCGAGACCGTCCGCGGCGATGCCCTCGATCTGCCCTACGGCAACGACGAATTCGACGTGGTCATCGCCTCGGAGATCCTCGAGCACGTCCCGCAGGACACGCAGGCGATCGCCGAACTGGCGCGCGTGGTCAAACCCGGTGGCGCGCTGGCGGTCACGGTGCCGCGCTGGCTGCCCGAACGCATCTGCTGGGCGCTCTCGGACGAGTACCACGCCAACGAAGGCGGCCACGTCCGCATCTATCGCGCCGACGAGCTGCGCGACAAGATCACCGCGCGCGGCCTGCGCTACCACCACCAGGACTTCGCGCACGCGCTGCACGCACCGTTCTGGTGGCTCAAATGCGCTGTCGGCGTGCGCAATGACAAGCACCCGCTGGTGAGCGCCTATCACCGCATGCTGGTGTGGGACATGATGTCGGCGCCCGCGGTGACGCGCACAGCCGAACGTGTGCTGAATCCGCTCGTCGGCAAGTCCGTCGCGCTCTACTTCACGAAACCGGCGGTGCGCGCCGATGCCCGGTGA
- a CDS encoding MlaD family protein, which produces MNLRGAVSLSAIAAVLVFGVGYMSLGVLRLDPRLSYITADMRLDNSGGLTPNSPVLLAGVQVGRTESVRKQADGVLVRLRIDNRYRIPVSSDVRIEQLSALGEPYIAFAPESGAGPYLEDGQVVAADRIHLPMTITALSARLVELLDQIHPEAIANLVDTFDRALAGTDAAMQTLQRSSTLLAATLLSRTQAVRQLFADVQALGGDMAWLGPSLGTAGPLFGEFGVTLNAIVESGSELVESRPVPSYFTGDGLVPFLAELTTLIEEIGPSIAPLGQVLGPVVTDAVSRTPAIDISTLIEQALQSVDTDGTVHLRIGVK; this is translated from the coding sequence ATGAATCTCCGTGGGGCAGTGTCGCTCTCCGCGATCGCGGCGGTCCTGGTCTTCGGTGTCGGGTATATGTCGCTCGGTGTGCTGCGGTTGGATCCGCGGCTGAGCTACATCACCGCCGACATGCGACTGGACAATTCGGGCGGGCTCACGCCGAATTCACCTGTTCTGCTCGCCGGCGTCCAGGTCGGCCGCACCGAGTCGGTGCGCAAGCAGGCAGACGGGGTGCTCGTTCGGCTGCGGATCGACAACCGCTATCGAATTCCGGTGTCCAGCGATGTCCGCATCGAACAGCTCTCGGCCCTCGGTGAGCCGTACATCGCCTTCGCGCCGGAGTCCGGTGCGGGCCCCTATCTCGAGGACGGACAGGTCGTCGCGGCCGACCGGATCCATCTGCCGATGACCATCACGGCGCTGTCGGCCCGGCTGGTCGAACTACTGGACCAGATCCATCCCGAGGCGATCGCGAATCTCGTCGACACGTTCGACCGCGCGCTGGCCGGGACGGACGCGGCGATGCAGACCCTGCAGCGGTCATCGACCCTGCTCGCGGCCACCCTGCTCAGCCGCACCCAGGCCGTTCGGCAATTGTTCGCCGATGTGCAAGCCCTCGGCGGCGACATGGCATGGCTGGGGCCCTCGCTCGGCACGGCAGGCCCGCTGTTCGGCGAGTTCGGCGTGACGCTGAACGCGATCGTCGAATCCGGATCGGAGCTCGTCGAGAGCCGCCCGGTGCCCTCGTACTTCACCGGCGACGGCCTCGTGCCGTTCCTGGCCGAGCTCACCACGCTGATCGAGGAGATCGGGCCGAGCATCGCCCCGCTGGGACAGGTGCTCGGTCCGGTGGTCACCGACGCGGTGAGCCGGACACCCGCCATCGACATCAGCACCCTGATCGAGCAAGCCCTGCAGAGCGTGGACACCGACGGCACAGTGCATCTGCGCATCGGCGTCAAGTAG
- a CDS encoding MlaD family protein — protein MRRAALVLFAVLLAAPGCGFQPADLPVPGAGVDGPTYPLRIEFADVLNLPQGAKVIAAGVRVGTLTGVTLVDPVPGTPDRAAVPGYAIADVAIAQSVRLPVGTTAELRQETPLGDVHVALSEPVEARTGELTAGATIPLADTTQSPPIEDILAGLSTFIGSGAVTDFQSIVQTVNGVFPEDPRDTARLAGILGADITDLGDHLYSVDALLDGLEATVEEGMQQNVPILDELLTPYGVQHTTDAVNAQIGVIFVLTALGPVAPSAQWLGPLLSSLDDTTRALVPMLLGSRPLDADSPSNMKALIDLINTDLVPFATHGPKVDLVDVTLGPSTGTITADDHTARIVDTLRMIGLVR, from the coding sequence ATGAGACGGGCCGCCCTGGTCCTGTTCGCGGTGCTGCTCGCCGCGCCCGGTTGCGGTTTCCAGCCCGCTGACCTGCCGGTCCCGGGTGCGGGCGTCGACGGTCCGACGTATCCGCTGCGGATCGAGTTCGCCGATGTGCTCAATCTTCCGCAGGGCGCCAAGGTGATCGCGGCCGGTGTCCGGGTCGGCACGCTCACGGGGGTCACCCTCGTCGACCCCGTCCCCGGCACACCGGACCGGGCGGCTGTACCGGGCTATGCCATCGCCGATGTCGCTATCGCGCAGTCGGTTCGGCTCCCGGTCGGCACCACCGCCGAACTCCGCCAGGAGACTCCGCTCGGCGATGTCCACGTCGCGCTGAGTGAACCGGTGGAGGCCAGGACGGGCGAGCTGACGGCGGGTGCGACCATTCCACTCGCGGACACGACCCAGTCGCCCCCGATCGAGGACATCCTGGCTGGACTGTCCACGTTCATCGGCAGCGGCGCGGTGACCGATTTCCAATCCATCGTCCAGACCGTGAACGGCGTGTTCCCCGAGGATCCGCGCGACACCGCCCGCCTCGCGGGCATTCTCGGCGCCGACATCACCGACCTCGGCGACCACCTGTACTCGGTCGATGCCCTGCTCGACGGCCTGGAGGCCACGGTCGAGGAGGGCATGCAGCAGAACGTGCCGATACTCGACGAACTGCTCACCCCCTACGGCGTCCAGCACACCACCGATGCGGTGAACGCGCAGATCGGGGTCATCTTCGTGCTGACCGCGCTCGGCCCGGTCGCGCCGAGCGCGCAGTGGCTGGGCCCGCTGCTGTCCTCCCTCGACGACACCACCCGCGCCCTGGTTCCCATGCTGCTGGGCAGCCGCCCGCTCGACGCCGATTCACCGTCGAACATGAAGGCGCTCATCGACCTGATCAACACCGATCTCGTGCCCTTCGCCACCCACGGACCGAAGGTCGACCTGGTCGATGTCACCCTCGGTCCGTCGACCGGCACGATCACTGCCGACGATCACACCGCCCGCATCGTCGACACCCTGCGGATGATCGGACTCGTGCGATGA